The proteins below are encoded in one region of Rhododendron vialii isolate Sample 1 chromosome 7a, ASM3025357v1:
- the LOC131333250 gene encoding uncharacterized protein LOC131333250 isoform X2 → MNAVLVQSTKVETIKWTGSGDGIISGGVEVILWRKNSTSWQIAWKFKTELPQTLVSTTFSIEGPSATASLNTRHAEESSSGASEASKCVFVCYGDGKSNYMKAELCHPMPVSMIQWRPLIGSQSTLDIRHPLRHVLLTCCLDGTVRLWSEINDGRVRRIGKDISDQKSTRRSFHVAAVIEINQTMDGTLGSDIFVRWAADIDGVLTAGIAASQYFTSGGHYQHEKAGRCEWLVAFGPHMLVTFWAIHCLDDISPMRYPRVTLWKSQELTGAKLGTSDILLNKVVILRNEHFGPPNLCSLLWLSPSNSLCWSQCYTHISTNAEGCLDKSGKENILSCNAGAIVNINGHTGKVIQVAVHANRLETELAVSLDTNGLLLFWSVSTISNSITGLPTLNPTWKLSGKLVMQTKYSSLTWAPSVLDEDTLLLMGHDQGIDCVMIKISRNEEEKMLCHNFCTIPFTDHCHGNRPTNIYSIPLPSSCKETFSVNNFLLLAVWKESFQALSWKIGIHSCDLDGSACGCNFDSGNAVTDGSWAFKSNFAGKRYWIDVDPCSSLLPDPHNKDEIISFAVVCPSISVLSEKQNCIPVDELCYNSWAYHMATGCANGSLKLWRSMSVKQMNSKMQWELVGILAAHQGPITSISLTDCGRKIATFCPGPSNTSSTVHIWETVHLASTGKFLLEDTLSLDGEVIASNWLTLGSGQVILGVCLQNELRFYAERLSGAQPLMKPGKSLEGNNWLCIAFAHTHPDIRNFLWGPRATAVVVYDSYFSLFSQCLLFADEKHQAKCNSGISRNNLIYGDSRPHNDMLDAIFVAYDICESKESTAEDNQEEGLSTLPMKMNITNDVLSSIFLASAQQKYSLDTKIDFCSVQGVAEKLRGSPVVYHPEALLMNIATGNWERAFVVLRQLVEYFSSSDASVTGYAKSKHAIPLVHLSNYLERVPSTKVSDKAFHWSEDASLQIPKSLNQFTNSWQSYTSGHTFTSSSAESELSACFEAAQKLYDMTAISNTEKIQILAIVDLLCEVVNRQSASAYNSLDEPGRRFWVAVKYQRLYFCQKFSRSASLSELAVDSGLFVWAFHSDCQENLFSSLLPSEPSWQEMRNMGVGFWYTNAAQLRLKMEKLARQQYLQSKDPKACALLYIALNRIQVLAGLCKISKDEKDKPLVGFLSRNFEEDKNKAAALKNAYVLMGRHQLELAVAFFLLGGDASSAVTVCAKNLGDEQLALVICRLVEGCGGALERHLILNFLLPSAIGKGDSWMASFLEWVLGNYAQSFLSILGVQKDSPINSSALVYNHTPFLDPSIGQYCLMLVTKNSFKNAVGEHDAAVLGRWAILMSTTALNRCGLPIEALECLSTSLSRIGVSDQGSMSDIEKTEVPNKMLMPFPYNSSHNWISGDVSFHMETHAKLDLSMQYISKLLREHPSWPESKCSEYGIQQYNMLLENYYKKLMGTLAYLERKFSLNPCHLIDMIVIFLSNNGLSLIGYHILHAYASQYSSQDKRPLFKGFLMYPIEPMLLLKATEEMSCLFSRYVVSCFITCSQPKPCSTDNNAAGENRFGFLAAWKFYLQGLISSLWRLRAILKLSSGFCGEDDIRKTCVILDLSEFCAYLASAWLQRSCKALILVVKPLLLTCSKGHAPNEIAMSDLKMLLHQTKELLAEKTLSDNMGSAVGVTKATQDSQGEVIISTIPEEVRWLIIRAALWGHVSSFLTDHLNSLFENREDKYSFAPFYRLSSSMSSMCEVDGINAPNQMRLVSVVLAKLLKTTCALISSSSTKQLASFLLQKMEDGSNEPTLTWLEGFSESSPRALNKHLSHGFDSQNVVNIGNDLSASELLWNFFSDPKVISERLEQQSFKWRQYTKPKPPKEWSNMFVSVYGEFIAEEKQRGGFEASETGSHLRGPSPPDSNSFPSSVQPNMMLTEKLLPFQNPKEVCRRNGELLEALCINSIDQKQAALSSNKKGIIFFNWDDGLPLRDHSNYIWAEADWPHNGWAGSESTPVPTCVSPGIGLRSKKGAHLGLGGATVGVSSLAGPGKDLAGGVAFGIPGYAGMGASGLGWGIQEDFEELTDLPATVENVNTRAFSSHPSRPFFLVGSSNTHIYLWEFGKDKATATYGVLPAANVPPPYALASISAVQFDQCGQRFATAALDGTVCTWQLEVGGRSNICPTESSICFNNHASDVTYVTASGSIIAVAGYSSNGVNVVIWDTLAPPSSSRASIICHEGGARSLSVFDNDIGSGSVSPFIVTGGKDGDVGLHDFRYIATGRAKRQRHFGCGEPDNNASLTADGMLWYIPKAHLGSVTKISTIPNSSLFLTGSKDGDVKLWDAKTAKLVIHWSKLHERRTFLQPSSRGFGGVVRAGITDIQVISHGFLTCGGDGSVKLVQLKGFS, encoded by the exons AATGCAGTGCTTGTGCAATCTACGAAAGTAGAAACCATCAAATGGACGGGCTCTGGCGATGGGATAATTTCAGGTGGTGTTGAGGTGATCCTGTGGAGAAAGAACAGCACGTCCTGGCAAATAGCTTGGAAGTTTAAAACAGAACTGCCTCAAACTCTGGTTTCTACAACCTTCTCTATTGAAGGGCCATCGGCAACGGCTTCTTTGAATACACGGCATGCTGAAGAATCCTCATCTGGAGCCAGTGAGGCAAGCAAATGTGTGTTCGTGTGTTATGGTGATGGAAAGTCTAATTACATGAAAGCAGAGCTATGCCATCCTATGCCTGTTTCTATGATTCAATGGAGGCCTCTAATAGGAAGCCAATCAACACTAGACATTAGACATCCACTGAGGCATGTATTGCTAACATGCTGCCTAGATGGAACTGTAAGGTTATGGAGTGAGATTAATGATGGGAGGGTTAGAAGAATTGGCAAGGACATCAGTGATCAGAAATCCACGAGAAGATCATTCCATGTTGCTGCGGTAATTGAGATTAACCAAACAATGGATGGAACTCTGGGCTCTGACATATTTGTTCGATGGGCAGCAGACATTGATGGTGTGCTCACAGCTGGTATAGCAGCCAGCCAATATTTTACATCAGGAGGTCATTATCAGCATGAGAAGGCTGGAAGGTGTGAATGGTTAGTTGCATTTGGGCCTCATATGTTGGTGACATTCTGGGCCATTCATTGTCTTGATGACATTTCCCCAATGAGGTATCCACGAGTGACTTTATGGAAGAGTCAAGAATTAACAGGTGCTAAATTGGGAACAAGTGATATACTACTAAATAAAGTTGTTATCCTCAGAAATGAACACTTTGGTCCACCAAACCTGTGCTCTTTGCTTTGGTTGTCTCCAAGTAATTCCTTATGCTGGTCACAGTGTTATACTCATATATCAACTAATGCGGAGGGGTGCTTAGATAAATCTGGGAAGGAGAATATTTTGTCATGTAATGCCGGTGCAATTGTAAATATAAATGGTCATACTGGGAAAGTTATACAAGTTGCAGTGCATGCTAATAGGCTTGAAACGGAACTTGCTGTTTCTTTGGATACCAATGGATTGCTTTTATTTTGGTCAGTTTCAACCATTTCTAATAGCATTACGGGGCTGCCAACTTTGAATCCAACGTGGAAACTTTCTGGAAAACTTGTAATGCAGACCAAATATTCAAGCTTGACGTGGGCACCCTCAGTTTTAGATGAGGACACACTTCTTCTTATGGGACATGATCAAGGCATTGATTGTGTCATGATTAAGATCAGCAGAAATGAAGAAGAGAAGATGCTATGTCACAACTTTTGCACTATCCCTTTTACTGATCACTGTCATGGAAACAGGCCCACCAATATCTACTCAATTCCTTTGCCTTCAAGCTGTAAGGAAACTTTTAGCGTTAACAATTTTCTGCTCTTAGCAGTATGGAAGGAGAGCTTTCAAGCTTTGTCGTGGAAAATTGGCATCCATTCCTGTGATTTGGATGGAAGTGCTTGTGGATGCAATTTCGACTCTGGAAATGCTGTTACAGACGGTTCTTGGGCATTCAAAAGTAATTTTGCTGGTAAGAGATATTGGATTGATGTTGATCCTTGCTCTTCGTTATTGCCAGATCCACACAATAAGGATGAGATCATTAGTTTTGCCGTTGTTTGTCCTAGCATTTCTGTTCTATCtgaaaaacaaaattgcatTCCTGTTGATGAATTGTGCTACAATTCTTGGGCATATCACATGGCCACAGGCTGTGCCAATGGTAGTTTGAAGCTATGGAGAAGTATGTCAGTTAAGCAAATGAACTCGAAAATGCAGTGGGAACTAGTTGGTATACTTGCTGCACATCAAGGGCCCATCACATCAATATCTCTAACTGATTGTGGCCGAAAGATAGCAACCTTCTGCCCAGGCCCTTCAAATACTTCTAGCACTGTTCATATATGGGAAACTGTGCACCTTGCAAGTACAGGCAAATTTTTACTTGAAGATACATTATCTCTTGATGGAGAAGTTATTGCTTCAAATTGGTTAACTCTGGGGAGTGGCCAGGTCATACTCGGAGTTTGCTTACAAAATGAATTGCGGTTTTATGCAGAAAGACTGAGTGGTGCGCAGCCCCTAATGAAACCTGGAAAGTCTTTAGAAGGAAACAATTGGTTATGTATTGCATTTGCTCATACGCACCCTGATATACGCAATTTCCTCTGGGGCCCTAGAGCCACAGCTGTGGTTGTTTATGATAgctatttttctctcttcagtCAGTGCTTATTATTCGCTGATGAAAAGCATCAGGCTAAGTGTAATTCAGGAATTAGCAGGAATAATCTCATTTATGGTGACAGTAGACCACATAACGATATGCTTGATGCAATTTTTGTTGCTTATGATATTTGTGAATCCAAAGAATCAACAGCAGAAGACAATCAGGAAGAAGGGCTGTCCACACTCCCTATGAAGATGAATATAACAAACGATGTTCTATCAAGCATATTTTTAGCAAGTGCTCAGCAGAAGTATAGTTTGGATACCAAGATTGATTTCTGTAGTGTGCAAGGTGTCGCTGAGAAGTTACGGGGATCGCCAGTTGTCTATCATCCTGAGGCACTTCTAATGAATATTGCTACAG GCAACTGGGAACGTGCATTCGTAGTTCTACGACAGCTTGTTGAATATTTCTCCTCTAGTGATGCTTCTGTGACAGGATATGCTAAATCTAAGCATGCCATTCCACTGGTCCACCTGTCAAATTATCTTGAAAGAGTTCCGTCAACAAAAGTGAGCGATAAAGCATTTCACTGGAGTGAGGACGCCTCCTTGCAGATTCCTAAAAGCTTGAACCAATTTACCAATAGCTGGCAGTCTTATACTTCTGGTCACACTTTCACTTCATCTTCAGCAGAATCTGAACTTAGTGCATGCTTTGAAGCAGCTCAGAAGTTATATGACATGACAGCTATAAGCAACACAGAAAAGATTCAAATTCTTGCCATTGTTGATCTTCTCTGTGAAGTTGTTAATCGACAATCTGCTTCCGCTTATAACAGTCTTGATGAACCTGGCCGAAG GTTTTGGGTGGCTGTGAAGTATCAACGgctatatttttgccaaaaattttCTAGATCTGCATCCTTGAGCGAGTTGGCTGTTGACTCCGGGCTATTTGTTTGGGCTTTCCACTCTGATTGTCAAGAGAATTTGTTCAGTTCCCTTCTGCCTAGTGAACCATCTTGGCAAGAAATGCGGAATATGGGTGTTGGATTTTGGTATACAAATGCAGCACAATTGCGATTGAAg ATGGAGAAGCTGGCTAGACAACAATATTTGCAAAGTAAGGATCCCAAAGCTTGTGCACTTCTATATATTGCACTAAACAGAATTCAAGTTTTGGCTGGTCTCTGTAAAATTAGCAAAGATGAGAAGGACAAGCCATTGGTGGGATTTCTTTCACGTAATTTTGAG GAGGATAAAAATAAAGCAGCTGCTTTGAAAAATGCTTATGTTTTAATGGGAAGACATCAGCTGGAGCTGGCTGTTGCTTTCTTTTTGCTTGGCGGTGATGCCTCTTCTGCTGTTACTGTCTGTGCAAAAAATCTCGGTGATGAGCAGCTTGCTCTTGTAATTTGTCGCCTTGTTGAGGGTTGTGGTGGGGCATTAGAGCGTCATCTTATACTAAATTTCTTGCTTCCATCTGCAATTGGAAAAGGCGACTCCTGGATGGCAAGCTTTCTAGAG TGGGTATTAGGGAATTATGCACAATCCTTTTTGAGCATTCTTGGTGTTCAAAAGGATTCACCCATCAATAGCTCTGCCCTCGTATACAATCATACTCCTTTTCTGGATCCAAGCATCGGTCAATACTGCCTAATGTTGGTAACCAAAAATAGTTTCAAGAATGCTGTTGGAGAGCATGATGCTGCAGTCCTGGGTAGGTGGGCAATTTTGATGAGTACTACAGCCCTTAACAGATGTGGCCTGCCT ATCGAAGCTTTGGAGTGCCTTTCAACTTCTCTGAGCAGAATTGGGGTTTCAGATCAAGGAAGCATGTCAGATATTGAGAAAACTGAAGTTCCGAACAAGATGCTAATGCCATTTCCATACAATTCCTCCCATAACTGGATATCAGGAGATGTGTCTTTCCATATGGAGACACATGCTAAATTAGATTTATCAATGCAGTACATTTCAAAACTGTTAAGAGAGCATCCAAGCTGGCCGGAAAGCAAATGCTCTGAGTATGGGATTCAACAATACAACATGTTACTTGAAAATTATTACAAGAAGTTAATGGGAACGCTTGCATATCTTGAGCGAAAATTCTCTTTGAATCCTTGCCATCTGATTGACATG ATTGTAATATTCCTGTCAAATAATGGATTATCCCTTATTGGATACCATATATTGCATGCCTATGCTTCTCAATACTCCTCACAAGATAAGAGGCCTTTGTTCAAAGGTTTCCTCATGTATCCCATCGAACCCATGCTACTTTTGAAGGCTACTGAAGAAATGTCCTGCTTATTTTCAAGATATGTTGTTTCCTGTTTTATAACTTGCTCTCAGCCAAAACCATGCTCCACTGATAATAATGCTGCTGGTGAAAATAGATTTGGCTTTCTGGCGGCTTGGAAGTTCTACTTGCAAGGTCTCATATCGTCTTTGTGGAGGTTGAGAGCCATATTAAAGTTGTCTTCTGGTTTTTGTGGTGAAGACGACATCAGGAAAACTTGTGTCATTCTTGATTTGTCTGAGTTTTGTGCATATCTTGCATCAGCTTGGCTTCAAAGGAGTTGTAAAGCTCTTATTCTGGTTGTGAAACCCCTTTTGCTCACATGTTCAAAAGGGCATGCTCCTAATGAAATCGCCATGTCTGATCTGAAGATGCTCCTTCACCAGACTAAAGAGTTGCTGGCTGAGAAGACACTGAGTGATAACATGGGAAGTGCTGTCGGGGTGACAAAAGCAACACAGGACAGTCAAGGTGAGGTTATTATATCTACAATACCAGAAGAAGTGAGATGGCTAATCATTAGGGCTGCTTTGTGGGGACACGTATCTTCTTTTCTGACGGATCACCTGAACTCATTATTTGAGAATAGGGAAGATAAATATTCTTTTGCTCCGTTTTATAGACTTTCCTCCTCTATGTCTAGCATGTGTGAAGTTGATGGGATTAATGCACCTAATCAAATGAGGCTGGTTTCTGTGGTTTTGGCCAAGTTATTGAAAACTACATGTGCACTAATTTCTTCTTCTAGTACGAAGCAGCTTGCATCATTTCTGCTGCAGAAAATGGAGGATGGATCCAATGAACCAACTCTTACGTGGTTAGAAGGTTTCAGTGAGTCAAGTCCAAGAGCTCTCAATAAGCATCTTAGTCATGGTTTTGACAGTCAGAACGTGGTGAACATTGGAAATGACTTGTCAGCATCTGAGCTcttatggaattttttttctgatcCTAAAGTTATATCTGAAAGACTTGAACAACAGAGCTTTAAATGGCGACAGTATACTAAGCCAAAGCCCCCAAAAGAATGGAGTAACATGTTTGTGAGCGTCTATGGGGAGTTTATAGCTGAGGAAAAACAAAGAGGTGGTTTTGAGGCTAGTGAAACTGGATCACATTTACGAGGCCCATCTCCTCCAGACAGTAATTCTTTTCCAAGTTCTGTACAACCAAATATGATGCTTACTGAGAAGCTTTTGCCTTTCCAGAACCCTAAAGAAGTTTGTAGGAGAAATGGAGAACTTTTAGAG GCATTGTGTATCAACTCTATTGATCAAAAGCAAGCTGCTCTTTCTAGTAACAAAAAG GGGATAATTTTCTTTAACTGGGATGATGGCCTACCTCTAAGAGATCATTCTAACTATATCTGGGCAGAGGCAGATTGGCCACATAATGGGTGGGCTGGATCAGAATCTACCCCGGTCCCTACTTGTGTGTCTCCTGGCATCGGACTTAGAAGCAAGAAGGGGGCACACCTTGGGTTGGGTGGAGCAACCGTTGGCGTAAGTTCTTTGGCAGGACCAGGGAAAGATTTAGCAGGTGGTGTAGCATTTGGAATTCCAGGTTATGCTGGTATGGGTGCATCCGGCCTTGGTTGGGGGATTCAAGAGGATTTTGAGGAGCTCACTGATCTACCTGCCACTGTGGAAAACGTTAACACAAGAGCATTCTCGAGCCATCCTTCTAGGCCTTTCTTTTTGGTTGGATCTAGTAACACGCACATTTACCTATGGGAG TTTGGCAAGGACAAAGCGACTGCAACATATGGTGTGCTCCCTGCTGCAAATGTACCTCCGCCGTATGCTCTTGCATCTATATCAGCTGTGCAGTTTGATCAGTGTGGACAGAGATTTGCCACTGCTGCATTAGATGGAACAGTATGCACATGGCAGCTTGAGGTGGGAGGAAGGAGCAACATCTGTCCAACAGAATCATCTATCTGCTTTAACAACCACGCATC GGATGTCACTTATGTTACTGCCAGTGGATCAATCATTGCTGTTGCTGGGTATAGCTCCAATGGCGTTAATGTGGTTATATGGGATACACTTGCACCACCCTCATCTTCTCGAGCTTCCATCATTTGTCATGAAG GTGGCGCCCGCTCGCTTTCGGTATTCGATAATGACATTGGAAGTGGTTCTGTTTCTCCATTCATTGTGACTGGCGGTAAAGATGGTGACGTTGGACTTCATGATTTCCGGTACATAGCTACTGGAAGGGCAAAAAGGCAAAGACATTTTGGTTGTGGTGAACCAGACAACAATGCATCTTTGACCGCTGACGGGATGCTTTGGTATATACCGAAGGCTCACTTAG GGAGTGTCACCAAAATATCTACCATACCAAATTCCAGTTTATTCTTGACTGGAAGCAAAGATGGAGATGTTAAACTCTGGGATGCGAAAACGGCCAAGTTAGTAATTCATTGGTCAAAATTGCATGAGAGACGCACCTTTCTGCAACCTAGTTCACGGGGCTTTGGTGGAGTCGTTCGG GCTGGCATTACAGATATTCAAGTGATTTCTCATGGTTTTCTGACATGTGGTGGAGATGGTTCTGTAAAGCTGGTTCAGCTCAAAGGTTTTTCTTAA